The sequence CATCAGCGGAGTAGCTACAGTTACCACCCCTGATGCAAAAACAATCAACATCCAACCGTGGGAAAAAGCGATGATCGCTGTTATTGAAAAAGCTATCATGGCATCCGAAATAGGCATTACTCCTGCGAACAACGGAGAAACCATTCGTTTGGGAATCCCTCCTCTTACAGAAGAACGCCGTAAACAGCTTGCAAAACAGGCTAAACAAGAAGTCGAAGATGCAAAAGTAAGCATCCGTAACGCCCGTCGTGATGCCATTGAACACATCAAAAAAGCAGTAAAAGACGGACTTCCTGAAGATTCTGCCAAAGATGCAGAAAATGATGCTCAGAAGTTGCACGACAAATTTGTAAAAAAAGTAGAAGACATGATGGTTGCCAAAGAAAAGGAAATCATGACTGTGTAATCTTCTCTAAATCTCATAAGAATCAAAAAATGCGAATCGGAACAACCGGTTCGCATTTTTTATTGGGATTCACTCCTAGCATTTCTTGGATGAAAGCTCAACACCGTATCTCTCAGCAATTCAACGTCAATATGAGTATAAATTTCTGTTGTCATAATCGACTCATGCCCCAAAAGCTGCTGAATAACCCTGAGATTTGCACCTCCTTCGAGCAAATGAGTCGCAAATGAATGTCGGAATGTATGTGGACTAATATTCTTCTTTATTCCTGCCATTTGGGCAAGCTGTTTGACAATCGTAAAAATCATCACCCGGGTCAGCTTTGCTCCCCTCCGGTTTAGAAACAGATAATCTTCAAAGCCTTTCTGAATCTTCATTCCGTTACGAATTATCAGCCACAATCTCATTTGATTTTCAGCTTCTTCAGACAAAGGAACCAAACGCTGCTTGCTACCTTTTCCTTCCACCTTCATAAAAGAATGCTCAATATCGATATTCGAAAGCTGTATGTCAATCAATTCGGAAACCCGCAAGCCCGACCCATACATCATTTCTATAATGGCTCTGTTGCGTTGCCCCTCTGGCGTAGATACATCAATAACATCGACGATGGAATTGATTTCTTCGACTGAGAGAACTTCCGGCAAATGAAGACCTATTTTGGGAAGCTCCAGTAATTCGGTAGGATCATCTTCCAGTTTATTGGTCAGTATAAGAAAATTATAAAACGATTTTATACCGGAAACGATACGCGCCCGGGAACGGGGAGAAATACCCAAATCAGACAACTCTATCAAAAAATCCTGCAAGTGGTCGATGCGCACAGTCAAAAAATCGACATGGGCATCCGTAAGAAAGCTCAAAAGCTTTTCTATATCACTCAAATAAGCCGATACCGTATTAGAAGATAACGACTTTTCGAGTTGAAGGAATGCTTTATATTCTCTTAATACCGGTTGCATAGGAACCTGTTTACCGGATGTTATCTGATTTCAATGAAGTTTTATTTGGCTAAACGAAAGCTGGCTTGACCGATCAAATTGCCATCTGCAAAAAGGTCTACTCTGTAAGAACCCGGAAACAACAATTCATTGACTTTCCAGTAAAGCACATCAGAAAGATCTTCGCCCTGATATTCAATAGTTTTTTTACAGGAGAATTGAATCTGACGGTTCTCAAATGGAAAAACATCACCTTGACTTCTGGCAAGGACTCCGTTATCAGGAGTCATGATCCGTGCATATACATGCTTATTTCCGGGAGCTGCAGTAACATTTTTGGCAATCGTAAAATTGATCTTTATAGTCGTAGTTTTATTGACTTTATCGGTTTTTTTATTGCGATCTGTCAACGTCTCGACACTTAGCGATTTCACATCCAGTCGTGCAGCACGAGTCACCTTTTCTTCAAGAGAGCTTTTTTCCTTTGACAATTGTTCCACATGCTGCGAAGCCTGATTGAATTTTTGCTTTACTTCCTGGTTTTCCGCTGTCAACACCTGATTTTGATGATTCAAAGAATCTACCATTATCACGTATTGCCGCAACACTTTACGTACAGTTGCAAGCTCCTGTTTCAATTGGTTAATCTTCTGAACATCTGTCACTCTAACCGTTTTCAGTTCTTCCATCAATGACTGAATACGTTGTTTCTGTTTCACAATCTGGTGGGCAAGAGAATCATTGGTTGTCTTAAACTGCAAACCGTCGGTCGATTTGGCAAAATCCTCATATTCCTGTTGCAATTGACTCTTTTCATACGTCATCTGTGCAACCATTCCTTTCATTTCCGAATCTTTATCCGAAGATTTCTTCACAAAGAAAACAAGTGCGATTACCAATCCAAGAACCAATGCCCCTACACTACCATAAATTATAATATTTTTTCTTCCAGCCATAATGTATAAAACTTTGAAAAACAGACATTTTACAATCGCAGATTAATTCTTTTTCCAACCTGCGAATCAGAGTACAAAAGTAGAAATATTGTGCGATACTTCAAACAAAAAGCGCCCTGCATGCTACTTAATCCCGAGAATAAAAAAGTGGCTGATATTTCAGAAATATCAGCCGCAAATGGAGAACTATTCTCAATATTATTCACGAATAACCTTAACAAGGCTCCCCGGACCTAGTTTGATAATTGAAGAAGGAGCTGGCTCCGACAGATCATCCTGACGATATTGTACGACATAATCGACCGCATCGATAATTTCCTGTGAAATCTGCGCAAAGTTGCGCGGAGTCGGCACACCGCTAATATTTGCAGATGTAGATACGATCGGACGACGAAACATTTCACACAACTTTTTTGAAAAGTCTTCATTAGACACTCGTATACCTATGCTTCCATCATCACCCAGTAAATTTGCAGCCAGATTTTTTCCTTGCGGATAAATTATTGTCAATGGTTTGGCACTCATATCTATCAGGTCATAAGCAAGATCAGGAATTTCAGATACGTAAGCCTGCAACTTTGCGGTACTATCCATCAGAACAAGCATAGCTTTATTATCAGCTCGCTGCTTAATTTCGTAAATACGTTTTACCGCTTCTTCATTTGTTGCGTCGCAACCCAATCCCCACACAGTATCCGTCGGGTATAAAATAACGCCTCCTTTGCGCAGTACATCTATCACATGCTTAATTTCCTGTATCATTTGTCTATATTTTTTATTATTTCCATTTCACCTTACAGAATAATCCCGGAACAGTAACGTAAAGTACATAAAAAGGGTACAACATTGCTAATGGAATTATCTTGCTTACAAGTTGTTTCCCGTTAAAAAACGATGCAAAATTAAGTACGAACAATGCATCTGCGAGCGTTTTACCCGTCCAACAGATCAATGCCTGTTGCCACAGACCAAAAAGCAACAGAAAAAGAGGCATAACAGTTACTGCAAACGTAAGTAATCCAAGTAGAATTACGCTAACATCCCTATAGGATTTACTTTTTGACACCCATCTCCTTCTTTGATTTCTAAATTGTTCTATGGTCTCATTAGGCTCTATGGTCACCATGGCATCCTGAGACTTTAAATAGCGGATAGGCTCTCCCTGTTTTTTACAATACATCATAAAAAACATATCATCTCCCGAAGGTTCTTCCATCTTCAAATCGCCAAAAGATCTCAGCCACACTTCTCTCCTGAATGCCAAGTTTGCGCCATTACACATCGTTGGATGACCCAGCAAAGCCGACCCGGCAGTAACCGCGGCCAAAGAGAGAAACTCTACCGCTTGCAGCTGCTGCCAGCAAGTATGATTAGAAATCATACGAACTGGGGCTATAATCAGAGAAGGGTTATATGTAACAAAGCAGGAGGCAATAGCTTGCAACCATGTATCAGACACATGACAATCGGCATCTGTACAAACAATATTATCACATATAGCCGCTTCAACACCGCATTTAAGTGCTTGCTTCTTCCCTATCCCTGTATTCTGTATCAACCTGACATCTGGAAAGGATGAAACAATTTCCGCTGTTCTATCACTGGAATTATCATCAACAACAATAATTTCCTTCGCTTTATAGGATTGTTTTTCAATATCTCTTAGTAATGAGCCAATCTTTCCCGCTTCATTACGGGCACATATCACAACAGAGAGGTCTGTTCGCACATTGCCAATTATTTTTTCTCTCTTTGTTTTCTGCCATGCATAAACACAACAGCACAAAAATAAAGCATATAAACACAGCAGCAAATAGAGAAACAGCATCATTATAAATTTTCCCAAAGATACTACTTCTGACGAATAGCAGAAAGATGTAATAATCCAAAATAACTTAAGGGTATAAACGCAAAAACGCTTCACATCATAAGATGCAAAGCGTTTTGTAAAAGTGGCGGCTACCTACTCTCCCACATTGTGTGCAGTACCATCGGCGTAGTTGGGCTTAACTTCTCTGTTCGGAATGGGAAGAGGTGGAACCCCAGCGCTATAGCCACCTAAAAGTTTTCAGTTTCAGGTTGTCTTCAACTGTATATTGTTGACGTATTGGAAAGAGAGTTAACTCGTAAGCTAAATTGGATAGCATTACTATAATAAATAAGAGTTTGAGGAGAAGAAAAGTTTCGGGCGATTAGTACTGCTCGGCTTTGACATTACTGCCTTTACACCTACAGCCTATCAACGTTGTCGTCTTCAACGGCCCTTAGAAGAAATCTCATCTTGAAGTTGGTTTCGCGCTTAGATGCTTTCAGCGCTTATCCTGCCCGAACGCGGATACCCGGCGGTGCCCCTGGCGGAACAACCGGTAAACCGTAGGTTCGTCCAACACGGTCCTCTCGTACTAGTGTCAGATCTTCTCAAATTTCTTACGCCCACAACAGATAGGGACCGAACTGTCTCACGACGTTCTGAACCCAGCTCGCGTGCCACTTTAATGGGCGAACAGCCCAACCCTTGGGACCTTCTCCAGCCCCGGGATGTGACGAGCCGACATCGAGGTGCCAAACCATTCCGTCGATTTGAGCTCTTGGGAATGATCAGCCTGTTATCCCCGGAGTACCTTTTATCCTTTGAGCGATGGCCCTTCCATGCGGAACCACCGGATCACTATGCCCTAGTTTCCTACCTGATCGACTTGTCGGTCTCTCAGTCAAGCGCGCTTATACCATTACACTCTGCTGGCGGTTACCAATCGCCATGAGCGCACCTTTGGGAGCCTCCGTTACTCTTTTGGAGGCGACCACCCCAGTCAAACTACCCACCATACAGTGTCCTTCCATCCGGAAGTTAGAATTCAAATAATTAAAGGGCCGTATTTCAAGGTTGACTCCACCTGCGCTAGCGCGCCTGCTTCACAGTCTCCGGCCTATCCTACACATTAAGTACCCAAATTCAATGTAAAGTTGCAGTAAAGGTTCACGGGGTCTTTCCGTCCCGTTGCGGGTAATCGGCATCTTCACCGATACTACAATTTCACCGAGCTCACAGCTGAGACAGTGCCCAGCTCGTTACACCATTCGTGCAGGTCGGAACTTACCCGACAAGGAATTTCGCTACCTTAGGACCGTTATAGTTACGGCCGCCGTTTACTGGGGCTTCAATTCAAAGCTTCTCTTGCGATGACTTCTCCTCTTAACCTTCCAGCACCGGGCAGGTGTCAGGCCTTATACTTCATCTTTCGATTTTGCAAAGCCCTTTGTTTTTGTTAAACAGTCGCCTGGGCCAATTTTCTGCGGCCAACATTGCTGCTGGCGCCCCTTCTCCCGAAGTTACGGGGCTATTTTGCCTAGTTCCTTAGCTGTGAATCACTCGAGCGCCTCAGTATTTTCTACTTGACCACGTGTGTACGTTTAGAGTACGGGTACCTCATAGATTAACGCTAGCGGATTTTCTTGGAAGCCTGATTAGGTCCTTATCAGATCACCCGAGGGCTCTCTGTACTGTCAGGTTCGACTCAAAGTGCGGATTTGCCTACACCTCTCAATATCTACACCCTTTAACCAACTATTCCGTCAGTTGGCCGGACTTTCACTTCTTCGTCCCCACTTCACTCTATAAGGTAGTACCGGAATATTAACCGGTTCTTCCATCGACTTCCCCCCTCAAGGGGTATGCCTTAGGTCCCGACTGACCCTGATCCGATTAGCGTTGATCAGGAACCCTCAGTCTTTCGGCGGGGAGGTTTCTCGCCTCCCTTATCGTTACTCATACCTACATCTGCTTTTCCTGCCGCTCCAATCCTCCTTACGAAGAACCTTCGACGCTGTACAGGAATGCTCCCCTACCATTCTTATTGAATCCATAGCTTCGGTATAATGCTTATGCCCGATTATTATCCATGCCTGACCGCTCGACTAGTGAGCTGTTACGCACTCTTTAAATGAATGGCTGCTTCCAAGCCGACTTGCTAGCTGTCTCTGCAGTCTGACTTCGTTAGTTCAACTTAGCATTAATTTGGGGCCCTTAGCTGATGGTCTGGATTCTTCTCCTTTCGGACATGGACCTTAGCACCCATGCCATCACTGCCAAAAACCATTTACATGCATTCGGAGTTTATCAGGACTTGATAGGCGGTGAAACCCTCGCATCCAATCAGTCGCTCTACCTCATGTAAACTATAATAACGCTGCCCCTAAAGGCATTTCGGGGAGTACGAGCTATCTCCAAGTTTGATTAGCCTTTCACCCCTACCCACAAGTCATCCGAAAGCTTTTCAACGCTTACCGGTTCGGTCCTCCATTCCGTGTTACCGGAACTTCAACCTGCTCATAGGTAGATCACTTGGTTTCGCGTCTACTCCCACCGACTAATGCGCCCTATTCAGACTCGCTTTCGCTTCGGCTTCGCCCCTGAAGGGCTTAACCTTGCCGGTGAAAGTAACTCGTAGGTTCATTATGCAATAGGCACGCTGTCACACCATAAATGATGCTCCAACCGCTTGTAAGCGCACGGTTTCAGGTTCTTTTTCACTCCACTGTTCGAGGTGCTTTTCACCTTTCCTACACAGTACTTGTTCGCTATCGGTCTCTCGGGAGTATTAAGCCTTACCGGATGGTCCCGGCAGTTTCACACAGGATTTCTCGTGTACCGCGCTACACAGGATACCACTAACAATTGTAAACATTACCAGTACGGGACTATCACCCTCTATGGTACAAAGTTCCATTACGATTCCTGTTCCTTTTACAATCATATGTCGTGGTCCTACAACCCCAACAATGCCGAAACACTGTTGGTTTGGGCTGTTCCCCGTTCGCTCGCCACTACTTAGGGAATCACTTTTGTTTTCTTCTCCTACAGGTACTTAGATGTTTCAGTTCCCTGCGTTCGCACCATCCATTAGGAAAGTAATGCCGCATCACGGCATTGGGTTGCCCCATTCGGAAATCTACGGATCAAAGGTCATTTGCACCTCCCCGTAGCTTATCGCAGCTTATCACGTCCTTCATCGCCTCCGAGAGCCAAGGCATCCACCCTGCGCTCTTACTTACTTTTCTTCTCGTGTGGTTAATTGTTGCCAACTAACCAGCGCTCTTAAATTATTATAGTATCGCTACCTTTTATTTAATTTAACTTTACTCGTTATCTCTCTACTTTTCCAATATGTCAAAGACCTTTTTGATAATGGTTAATTATTAATGTTTAATTATTAATTAACCGCTTTATCAGTGGTGAAACTTTGCGGGGTTGAACCGCTTTTCATTTGATAACCGCTCTGATTATCACTTTCTGACCCCCCTGTGGATCTGAAGTTTCTTGTCAATATGTTTGTTCTTTCTTCTCATCACTCGCTTGTGATGATATTTTTTGTGGAGAATAACGGATTCGAACCGTTGACCCTCTGCGTGCAAGGCAGATGCTCTAGCCAGCTGAGCTAATCCCCCGTTTTAGTAGGTGAGTCAGTCAGGTGGTCAGGTGTGAGGTGAACTCACTTGCTCTCCGTCTCACTTTCTCACTTGCTCGTTTTTTTTGTAGTCCCAGGCAGAGTTGAACTGCCGACCTCTACATTATCAGTGTAGCGCTCTAACCAACTGAGCTATAGGACTGGCTGTTCTTGCGCCTCTTTCCAGGCTCTACTTTCAAGTTCCAAGTTTAAGGTCTAAAGTTTAAGGTTTTACAACTTTCAACTTTGAACATTCAACTTTTAACTCGTATTATATAACAAATGTAGTAAAGGTAAGTTTAATGTATATCTAACCTGTATGTCACTTACTTGCCTTACGTCGTCATCTCTCCAGAAAGGAGGTGTTCCAGCCACACCTTCCGGTACGGCTACCTTGTTACGACTTAGCCCCAGTCACTGGTTTTGCCCTAAATCGCTCCTTGCGGTCACAAACTTTAGGCGCCCCCAACTCACATGGCTTGACGGGCGGTGTGTACAAGGCCCGGGCCCGAATTCACCGCGCAGTGGCTGGTGCGCGGTTACTAGCGAATCCGGCTTCATGGAGTCGAGTTGCAGACTCCAATCCGAACTACGAAAGGCTTTCGAGATTAGCATCCTATCACTAGGTAGCGACCCTCTGTACCCTCCATTGTAACACGTGTGTCGCCCCGGACGTAAGGGCCGTGCTGATTTGACGTCATCCCCACCTTCCTCGCATCTTACGATGGCAGTCTCATTAGAGTCCTCAGCTTAACCTGTTAGTAACTAATGACAAGGGTTGCGCTCGTTATGGCACTTAAGCCGACACCTCACGGCACGAGCTGACGACAACCATGCAGCACCTACACATCTGCTATTGCTAGAAAACCTGTTTCCAAGTTCGTCAGATGCATTTCAAGCCCGGGTAAGGTTCCTCGCGTATCATCGAATTAAACCACATGTTCCTCCGCTTGTGCGGGCCCCCGTCAATTCCTTTGAGTTTCATTCTTGCGAACGTACTCCCCAGGTGGATTACTTATCGCTTTCGCTTAGCCACTAACATTATATCGCTAACAGCTAGTAATCATCGTTTACTGCGTGGACTAAAAAGGTATCTAATCCTGTTTGATCCCCACGCTTTCGTGCCTCAGCGTCAGTTACATTCCAGCAAGCTGCCTTCGCAATTGGTGTTCTGTGTCATATCTATGCATTTCACCGCTACACAACACATTCCGCCTGCCTCATTTGCACTCAAGACCGCAAGTTTCAATGGAAATGTTAACGTAGAGCGTCAACCTTTCACCACTGACTTAACAGCCCGCCACAGCACCCTTTAAACCCAATAAAACCGGATAACGATAGGATCCACCGTATTACCGCGGCTGCTGGCACGGAGTTAGCCGATCCTTATTCGTAGGGTACCTACAAGAGAGTACACGTACTCTTTTTTATCCCCCTACAAAAGAAGTTTACAATCCATAGGACATTCTTCCTTCACGCGACTTGGCTGGTTCAGGCTCTCGCCCATTGACCAATATTCCTCACTGCTGCCTCCCGTAGGAGTCCGGACCGTGTCTCAGTTCCGGTGTGGGGGACCTTCCTCTCAGAACCCCTACTGATCGCAGACTTGGTAGGCCGTTACCCTACCAACTATCTAATCAGACGCATGCCCATCCGTAATCTATAAATATTTAACAACTAATCCATGCGGATCTATTGTCTTATGCGGTGTTAATCTTCCTTTCGGAAGGCTATCCCCCAATTACAGGTAGGTTGCATACGCGTTACGCACCCGTGCGCCGGTCGCCACCAAAGTATTGCTACCTCGTGCTGCCCCTCGACTTGCATGTGTTAGGCCTGTCGCTAGCGTTCATCCTGAGCCAGGATCAAACTCTTCATTGTATAAATTAGTTTTTGTTCCTTGTGATAACTAATATCGCTATTAATTATCGTGTCTTCTCAAGATGACTTCCTTTATTTTATTAAAGGTGTAATTTAAGTAAATTGACGGTTAGCTCTCACACTAACCTTTCCTTATACTACATTTTGTTGTTTCAATTATATTCAAAGATCTCTCGTTTTGACCCCTCGTTTTTTTAGAAGCGAAAGGGACTGCAAAGGTACTGCTTTATTTTGAACTACCAAACTTTTCAGCAACTTTTTTTTCAAAACTTTCTCAGCTTTAAGCCTTAAAAACACCTCCGTGTTTGTCTCTCAAAGCGGATGCAAAGTAACGCCCTTTTTCCGACATTACCAAATCACTTGTGACTTTTTTGCAATAAAAAATTCATTTTTGTTTTACAATGCTGTATTTCAATAACTTAAAATTGGTATACCAGCAAATAGAATGCTAAAAGACTACTACAAAGTAGGTTAAAAGCATATTTTCGACATCATTTCAGATCTTATTTCAGGCCATTTTTTTCGCAAAAATGCTTCAAACAAACTATTTTTTAATCGATTACAAAGGCTTGAACAACGTGCAGCATCTGTCGGCCAAGATTCCGTCGTATTGACCCGTAATTTTATCTCCATTGGAAATTTCAGGCCATTTTTTTCGTAGGTTTCACTCAAAACGAGGAAAGAAAACAGCAAAAATCAGCGATTATTGTCGAATAATTGGAATAACGGGACAAATAA comes from Paludibacter jiangxiensis and encodes:
- a CDS encoding L-threonylcarbamoyladenylate synthase, with the protein product MIQEIKHVIDVLRKGGVILYPTDTVWGLGCDATNEEAVKRIYEIKQRADNKAMLVLMDSTAKLQAYVSEIPDLAYDLIDMSAKPLTIIYPQGKNLAANLLGDDGSIGIRVSNEDFSKKLCEMFRRPIVSTSANISGVPTPRNFAQISQEIIDAVDYVVQYRQDDLSEPAPSSIIKLGPGSLVKVIRE
- a CDS encoding glycosyltransferase translates to MMLFLYLLLCLYALFLCCCVYAWQKTKREKIIGNVRTDLSVVICARNEAGKIGSLLRDIEKQSYKAKEIIVVDDNSSDRTAEIVSSFPDVRLIQNTGIGKKQALKCGVEAAICDNIVCTDADCHVSDTWLQAIASCFVTYNPSLIIAPVRMISNHTCWQQLQAVEFLSLAAVTAGSALLGHPTMCNGANLAFRREVWLRSFGDLKMEEPSGDDMFFMMYCKKQGEPIRYLKSQDAMVTIEPNETIEQFRNQRRRWVSKSKSYRDVSVILLGLLTFAVTVMPLFLLLFGLWQQALICWTGKTLADALFVLNFASFFNGKQLVSKIIPLAMLYPFYVLYVTVPGLFCKVKWK
- the frr gene encoding ribosome recycling factor; the encoded protein is MTDVKVFLKAAEEKMEGSVRFLDESLAHIRAGKANPRILDGVFVEYYGNHVPISGVATVTTPDAKTINIQPWEKAMIAVIEKAIMASEIGITPANNGETIRLGIPPLTEERRKQLAKQAKQEVEDAKVSIRNARRDAIEHIKKAVKDGLPEDSAKDAENDAQKLHDKFVKKVEDMMVAKEKEIMTV
- the xerD gene encoding site-specific tyrosine recombinase XerD, coding for MQPVLREYKAFLQLEKSLSSNTVSAYLSDIEKLLSFLTDAHVDFLTVRIDHLQDFLIELSDLGISPRSRARIVSGIKSFYNFLILTNKLEDDPTELLELPKIGLHLPEVLSVEEINSIVDVIDVSTPEGQRNRAIIEMMYGSGLRVSELIDIQLSNIDIEHSFMKVEGKGSKQRLVPLSEEAENQMRLWLIIRNGMKIQKGFEDYLFLNRRGAKLTRVMIFTIVKQLAQMAGIKKNISPHTFRHSFATHLLEGGANLRVIQQLLGHESIMTTEIYTHIDVELLRDTVLSFHPRNARSESQ